One region of Arvicola amphibius chromosome 3, mArvAmp1.2, whole genome shotgun sequence genomic DNA includes:
- the LOC119809537 gene encoding acyl-CoA-binding protein-like, translated as MLFIYSHFKQATVGDVNTDRPGLLDLKGKAKWDSWNKLKGTSKESAMITYVEKVEELKKKYGI; from the coding sequence ATGCTCTTCATCTATAGCCACTTCAAACAAGCCACTGTGGGCGACGTAAATACAGATCGGCCAGGGCTTTTGGACCTCAAAGGCAAGGCCAAGTGGGATTCCTGGAATAAGCTGAAAGGAACTTCCAAGGAAAGTGCCATGATAACCTACGTGGAAAAAGTGGAAGAGCTAAAGAAGAAATACGGGATATAG